A window from Drosophila subobscura isolate 14011-0131.10 chromosome O, UCBerk_Dsub_1.0, whole genome shotgun sequence encodes these proteins:
- the LOC117897928 gene encoding uncharacterized protein LOC117897928, with protein sequence MLEPTLTPELEDVDGTCLVAAAIAGLSIDDVPDVRKPHFLDYDAVPPPDYEDGFGAAAGEQLKMDKKYERDGEISDYELAASGYTKKEFTQDDNTLNFTQNGVGAVGVVGKKPGAKHFLDENPIPPDYMLAQELREMREHRSLDRNFERKSAQQQQLEELPQRNGGSPASSGRASRSKEPSYTLSRFLDGDNPTPPRLPKGAAWTTSFDERYGTAAAAAVDATLGSKVECVYSLLSMLGSNDPLEMAKKFLELSGNAQSCATLRRSGCMPLLVQMMHAPDNELEVRKCASQALHNVVHTHPDEKSGRREAKVLRLLDQILDYCAFLKTLLQSGGEAIADDSDRHPLAAISSLMKISFDEDHRHAMCALGALHAIPNLVHLDHAAHGPKPEDQCCNSLRRYALMALTNLTFGDENNKALLCGQKQFMEALVAQLDSAPDDLLQVTASVLRNLSWRADSNMKAVLNEIGTVTALALAAMRNKSENTLKAILSALWNLSAHCSTNKAEFCAVDGALAFLVGMLSYEGPSKTLKIIENAGGILRNVSSHIAVCEPYRQVLRQHNCLAILLQQLKSESLTVVSNSCGTLWNLSARCPEDQKFLWDNGAVPMLRSLIHSKHAMISEGSSSALKNLLNFRPAVQNQHQLDPIARSMGLKALPTLEARKAKALQQELGERHSETCDNLDSGGKRASSSSRRHPAVPRLTRSTMLTKSESRDSVYSAKSDSAYEHLMRSASASDAQRKGQPKITDFELEMEQDAEATEEQPIDYSAKYSESATKTLAGTSTYQETDLDQPTDFSLRYAENQLEADLLDISAKSTATKTTATPVKAEGQEILLILDDSVKCYQTEDTPYVISNAASVTDLRLAAKTEVESEVKPEVKATACAAASAAPKKLPKLSQCSGSGSYTPEKPINYCEEGTPGYFSRYDSLSSLDESGIKAMQLAAGPLVAETKAKPVQQLLPEEEEQQQHQQVEEEEVLVKPSSALETPLMFSRRSSMDSLVHDPDVDVANCDDKSSVVSEFSRLASGVISPSELPDSPTQSMPQSPRRNSVNRQSPGPPAAASMRPLRSVFEDDLSSFNVEHTPAQFSTATSLSSLSIVDDEKEATQQAVHYNEDELLLANCINMGMQRKPTSAEAEETTRSYCTEDTPALLSKVGSHTNLSAISVSSCNELKDPDPPSSTDAVSSNTSDCGGAAGQHLLQQCIRDGMQKQQPQQEDPIAMMRRGGGSLLPGYLPSSDEMSKFLVEDSPCNFSVVSGLSNLTVGSSLVGPAVQLKETAVGGNMEAKATVGQSSSRPPHWQDDSLSSLSIDSEDDTNLLSQAIAAGCNRPKSNLGFSSNGKRSSSLSSSQPMAINAATSACSLNSSMTVRKNQQESYSSVDSSDSNDNQSKSLFELCILKGMYKSKQSQSQSQHQVPPPLPVTSHHKQFDSLPVQLPASGGQQQQLTKRQRSSHHHHSHGHHNHHHHRERERERKDEKLLQECINTGISKKINAVPKNVLATSAAALEPCHPMAATTSASAPSTAAAPDVEQKAHANSSCNNSSSSSCSTSCSIPSPNNLPPSSHIAAIGTGIDTAKSPAPAPDRENANGNVNALATDIGCKLELDSDRSSDESNQSFIMETIVRLDSAPPSASCSSGSANEKHKDPDLMLKSVERLTLEFVTSAEQLRSHSHSNSNSNSKKQNQTNTNSHNTWNENTCPNDVSFPSVSQTAPVLQSSLSYDADDVDGDEDATEAKSLVNELAEITPTNEEQPSQPPSLDAETETQTLMNGTHSSSSSCGGLNFQLGGQVQNAGLTPRSLLFNGTSSSMMTNSTIIAYEARAVAENLLQNLQNGDEDNTEQTFSINSLDLDNVRPPSGMESLNSCYQDHSQPSSLRLQLPSKSPRFARKAFPANLVARRALGHLAGSAESVNSSCNLLDNIKPPSLMDELLDSMISVDSIQSEVADGEQDCSMATTISVSNYETAACDDQSFTVLQSCYDEEDGDEDATMNDFSSAESTPKQGSTPSPNRRSLTPKQKRRLAKDRFKTYTIASKSQEMDGLGLGLEFNETLQIEIVETTANVATPSPPRANGRRRGSAERYKTQLIECPRALIQGQANADDCPSEQLSSIRAMMQQFTYITDINIGQAPEAVEEQQEDHPECDQNSETESCHGQEPELPPPPSVLEIKSPIAAPQPPTLEPATAVKVVRGRKKPAYVSPYSMQSQRNSSSAANPKKKTLSPTIAKRTALPPKKKATPPPAATPAKAAEAAPARLERQGTFVKDEPTNSNVQVPVVEAKPANSSPSHRVSKLPTKKTPGGETPKSLGGSPKRTVTAPAARRVTPQRANTSLRLAGTKSAGTSRVATTRVSTTTPPSRSNSNLNGSSAAAAAAAKINQAQSRIANIWKRVDEAKTKQSSNLRTQQTKSSNTLNGAGTGTVAGTGGPKPKPTLLRSSTFDNTPEPAAVGGVKSKLPVVGARK encoded by the exons aTGTTGGAGCCAACGCTGACGCCCGAGCTGGAGGATGTGGATGGCACGTGCCTGGTGGCGGCTGCCATTGCCGGCCTCAGCATAGACGATGTGCCGGACGTGCGCAAGCCCCACTTCCTGGACTACGATGCAGTGCCGCCGCCTGACTACGAGGATGGCTTCGGGGCGGCTGCCGGCGAGCAGCTGAAAATGGACAAGAAGTACGAGCGGGATGGAGAGATCAGTGACTATGAGCTGGCCGCCAGCGGCTACACCAAAAAGGAGTTCACGCAGGACGACAACACGCTAAATTTCACACAGAATGGCGTGGGGGCAGTTGGTGTCGTGGGCAAGAAGCCGGGGGCAAAGCATTTCCTGGATGAGAATCCCATACCGCCGGACTACATGCTGGCTCAGGAGCTGCGCGAGATGCGGGAGCATCGCAGTCTGGACAGGAACTTTGAGCGCAAgtccgcccagcagcagcagctggaggagctgccacaGCGGAACGGTGGATCGCCGGCCAGCTCGGGGCGTGCCTCGCGCAGCAAGGAGCCTTCCTATACGCTTTCCCGCTTCCTCGACGGCGACAATCCAACGCCGCCGCGTCTACCCAAAGGTGCCGCTTGGACGACAAGCTTCGACGAGCGTTATGgcacggcagcagctgccgctgtggATGCCACACTGGGCTCCAAGGTGGAGTGTGTCTACTCGCTGCTCTCGATGCTGGGCTCCAACGATCCCCTGGAGATGGCCAAGAAGTTTCTGGAGCTGTCGGGCAATGCGCAAAGCTGTGCCACGCTGCGGCGCTCCGGCTGCATGCCGCTGCTCGTGCAGATGATGCATGCCCCAGACAACGAGCTGGAGGTGAGGAAATGCGCCAGCCAGGCCCTGCACAATGTGGTGCACACGCATCCGGACGAGAAGTCCGGTCGGAGGGAGGCCAAGGTGTTGCGCCTGCTCGACCAGATCCTCGACTACTGCGCCTTCCTGAAGACCCTGCTCCAGAGCGGCGGCGAGGCCATAGCCGATGACTCGGACAGGCATCCGCTGGCCGCGATCTCCTCCCTGATGAAGATCAGCTTCGACGAGGATCATCGCCATGCCATGTGCGCCCTGGGGGCCCTGCATGCCATCCCGAATCTGGTCCACCTGGACCATGCCGCCCATGGGCCCAAGCCCGAGGATCAGTGCTGCAATTCGCTGCGTCGCTACGCCCTGATGGCCCTCACCAATCTCACCTTCGGGGATGAGAACAACAAGGCTTTGCTCTGCGGCCAGAAGCAGTTCATGGAGGCACTGGTGGCCCAGCTGGACTCGGCGCCCGACGATCTCCTCCAGGTgacggccagtgtgctgcGCAATCTCTCGTGGCGGGCGGACAGCAACATGAAGGCGGTGCTCAACGAGATTGGCACGGTGacggccctggccctggcggCCATGCGCAACAAGAGCGAGAACACCCTGAAGGCCATACTCTCGGCCCTCTGGAATCTCTCCGCCCACTGCAGCACCAACAAGGCCGAGTTCTGTGCCGTGGACGGGGCCCTGGCCTTCCTCGTGGGCATGCTCAGCTACGAGGGACCCAGCAAGACCCTCAAAATCATCGAGAATGCCGGCGGCATACTCCGCAACGTCTCCAGCCACATTGCCGTCTGCGAACCGTATCGGCAGGTGCTGCGCCAGCACAACTGTCTGGCCattctcctgcagcagctgaagtCCGAGAGCCTGACGGTCGTCAGCAACTCCTGCGGCACGCTGTGGAATCTGTCGGCCCGCTGTCCGGAGGACCAGAAGTTCCTGTGGGACAATGGGGCGGTGCCGATGCTGCGCTCCCTCATCCACTCGAAGCATGCCATGATCTCGGAGGGCAGCTCCTCGGCCCTCAAGAACCTGCTGAACTTTCGTCCGGCCGTGCAGAATCAGCATCAGCTGGATCCCATTGCGCGCTCCATGGGACTGAAGGCGCTGCCCACGCTGGAGGCACGCAAGGCCAAGGCattgcagcaggagctgggcgAGCGCCACTCCGAGACGTGCGATAATCTGGACTCGGGGGGCAAGCGGGCCTCCAGCTCGTCGCGGCGGCACCCGGCTGTGCCACGCCTCACCCGCTCCACGATGCTCACGAAGAGCGAGAGCCGCGATTCGGTTTACTCGGCCAAATCGGACTCTGCCTACGAGCATCTGATGCGTTCCGCTTCGGCCTCGGATGCCCAGCGCAAGGGGCAGCCGAAGATAACAGACTTTGAACTGGAAATGGAACAGGATGCGGAGGCCACCGAGGAGCAGCCCATCGACTACTCGGCCAAGTACAGCGAGAGCGCCACCAAGACACTTGCCGGCACATCGACATATCAGGAGACGGACCTCGACCAGCCCACAGACTTCAGTCTGCGCTACGCCGAGAATCAGCTGGAGGCCGACCTTCTGGACATATCAGCAAAGAGCACAGCAACGAAGACAACGGCGACGCCCGTGAAAGCCGAGGGACAGGAGATACTGCTCATCCTGGACGACAGTGTCAAGTGCTATCAGACCGAGGACACGCCGTATGTGATCTCCAATGCTGCCTCTGTCACAGATCTGCGGCTGGCGGCCAAGACTGAAGTCGAATCGGAGGTAAAGCCGGAAGTGAAGGCCActgcctgtgccgctgcctctgctgcgcCCAAGAAGCTACCAAAGCTTTCGCAGTGCAGTGGCTCCGGTTCGTATACGCCGGAGAAGCCCATCAACTACTGCGAGGAGGGAACGCCGGGCTACTTTAGTCGCTACGATTCGCTCAGCAGTCTGGATGAGTCGGGCATAAAGGCcatgcagctggcagctggcccGCTCGTTGCAGAAACGAAAGCCAAGcctgtgcagcagctgctgccagaggaagaggagcagcagcagcaccagcaagtggaggaggaggaggtgctggTGAAGCCCTCCTCTGCCTTGGAAACCCCACTGATGTTCTCGCGCCGCAGCTCCATGGATTCCCTTGTGCACGATcccgatgtggatgtggccaaTTGCGACGACAAGAGTTCGGTTGTCAGTGAATTCAGTCGACTGGCGAGTGGCGTAATCTCACCATCGGAGCTGCCAGACTCGCCAACCCAGAGCATGCCGCAGTCTCCCAGGCGCAACAGTGTGAACCGACAGAGTCCGGGGCCCCCTGCGGCGGCCAGCATGCGTCCCCTGCGCAGCGTCTTTGAGGATGATTTGAGCAGCTTCAATGTGGAGCACACTCCGGCACAGTTCTCCACGGCAACGAGTCTGAGCAGCCTCAGCATTGTGGACGATGAAAAGGAGGCGACACAGCAGGCGGTGCACTACAACGAGGATGAACTGTTGCTGGCCAACTGCATCAACATGGGAATGCAGCGGAAGCCCACGTCCGCGGAGGCAGAGGAAACCACTCGCAGCTACTGCACCGAAGACACGCCCGCGTTGCTCTCGAAGGTGGGCAGCCACACCAATCTGTCGGCCATCTCTGTGAGCTCTTGCAACGAGCTAAAGGATCCCGATCCGCCCTCCTCCACTGACGCAGTCTCCTCGAACACCTCGGACTGTGGcggagcagcagggcagcatctgctgcagcaatGCATACGCGATGGcatgcagaagcagcagccgcagcaggaaGATCCCATTGCCATGATGCGACGTGGAGGAGGCAGCCTGCTGCCAGGGTATTTGCCCTCCAGCGATGAAATGAGCAAATTTCTGGTGGAGGATAGTCCCTGCAACTTTTCGGTGGTCTCTGGCCTGTCCAATCTCACTGTGGGCTCCAGCCTGGTGGGTCCAGCGGTGCAGCTAAAGGAAACAGCAGTGGG TGGCAACATGGAAGCCAAAGCAACTGTCGGGCAATCTTCATCCCGACCGCCGCATTGGCAAGATGATTCGCTCAGTTCGCTGTCCATTGACTCCGAGGACGACACCAATTTGTTGAGTCAG GCTATTGCCGCTGGCTGCAATAGACCCAAATCGAATCTTGGCTTCAGCTCAAATGGCAAGCGCTCCAGTTCGTTGAGCTCCTCACAGCCCATGGCCATCAACGCGGCCACCTCCGCGTGCTCCTTGAACTCTTCAATGACAGTGCGCAAGAATCAGCAGGAGTCATACAGCTCGGTAGACTCCAGCGACTCGAACGACAACCAGTCCAAGTCGCTCTTTGAGCTGTGCATACTCAAGGGCATGTACAAGTCCaagcagtcgcagtcacagtcccagCATCAGGTGCCACCTCCCCTGCCCGTGACATCGCATCACAAGCAGTTCGATTCGCTGCCCGTGCAGCTGCCAGCCTCCGgcggtcagcagcagcagctgacaaAGCGACAGCGCAGCAGCCACCATCATCACAGTCATGGCCATCataaccatcatcatcatagggagagggagcgtgAGAGGAAGGACGAGAAACTGCTGCAGGAGTGCATCAATACGGGCATCTCCAAGAAGATCAACGCCGTGCCAAAAAACGTCCTGGCTACGTCTGCAGCTGCATTGGAACCGTGTCACCCAATGGCAGCTACTACATCAGCAAGTGCCcccagcacagcagcagctccagacGTAGAGCAGAAAGCGCacgccaacagcagctgcaacaacagcagcagcagcagctgcagcaccagctgcagcattcCCAGCCCGAACAACCTGCCACCGAGCAGTCATATCGCCGCCATCGGCACAGGCATCGACACAGCAAAaagcccagctccagctccagatcGAGAGAACGCGAACGGGAACGTGAACGCTCTCGCGACAGATATTGGGTGTAAGCTGGAGCTAGACTCGGATCGATCCAGCGACGAGTCGAACCAGTCCTTCATCATGGAAACCATCGTGCGGCTGGACAGTGCGCCACCCagtgccagctgcagctcgggCTCGGCCAATGAGAAGCACAAGGATCCCGATCTGATGCTCAAATCAGTGGAGCGGCTCACCCTGGAGTTTGTCACCTCCGCGGAGCAGCtgaggagccacagccacagcaacagcaacagcaacagcaagaaacaaaaccaaacgaatACCAACAGTCACAACACGTGGAACGAGAACACCTGCCCGAATGATGTCTCCTTTCCAAGCGTAAGCCAAACAGCGCCCGTACTCCAGTCCTCGCTGAGCTACGACGCTGATGATGTGGATGGGGATGAGGATGCCACAGAGGCCAAGTCTTTGGTTAACGAACTGGCAGAGATTACGCCCACCAACGAGGAGCAGCCATCGCAGCCGCCATCGCTGGATGCGGAGACGGAGACTCAAACCCTTATGAACGGAACCCActcgagcagctcctcgtGCGGCGGACTGAACTTTCAGCTGGGTGGGCAAGTGCAGAATGCGGGTCTGACGCCGCGGAGTCTGCTGTTCAATGGCACCAGCTCCTCCATGATGACCAACTCCACGATAATTGCTTATGAGGCGCGTGCCGTGGCCGAGAATCTGCTGCAGAATCTGCAAAATGGAGATGAGGACAACACCGAGCAGACgttcagcatcaacagcctgGATCTGGACAATGTGCGGCCGCCCTCGGGCATGGAGTCGCTGAACAGCTGCTACCAGGATCACTCACAGCCCAGCTCCCTGCGCCTGCAGTTGCCCAGCAAGTCGCCGAGATTTGCCCGCAAGGCATTCCCCGCCAATCTGGTGGCTCGGCGGGCCCTCGGCCACCTGGCTGGCAGCGCGGAGAGCGTGAACTCCAGCTGCAATCTGCTGGACAACATCAAGCCGCCGTCGCTGATGGACGAGCTGCTCGACTCGATGATCAGCGTGGACAGCATCCAGTCGGAGGTGGCCGATGGCGAGCAGGACTGCAGCATGGCCACCACCATCTCCGTGTCGAACTACGAGACGGCTGCCTGCGATGATCAGTCGTTCACAGTGCTCCAGAGCTGCTACGACGAGGAGGATGGCGATGAAGATGCCACCATGAATGACTTTAGCTCGGCCGAGTCCACGCCCAAGCAGGGATCCACGCCCTCCCCCAATCGCCGCTCGCTGACACCCAAACAGAAGCGGCGACTGGCCAAGGATCGCTTCAAGACCTACACCATAGCCAGCAAGAGCCAAGAGATGGacggactgggactgggcctggAGTTCAACGAAACGCTGCAGATTGAAATTGTAGAGACAACGGCCAATGTGGCCACGCCATCGCCACCGCGAGCCAATGGCAGGAGGAGAGGCAGTGCCGAACGCTACAAGACCCAACTGATTGAGTGTCCGCGTGCGCTCATCCAGGGGCAGGCCAACGCAGACGATTGTCCCAGCGAGCAGCTGTCCTCCATTCGCGCCATGATGCAGCAGTTTACCTACATCACGGACATCAACATTGGACAGGCGCCAGAggcagtggaggagcagcaggaagatcACCCGGAATGTGATCAGAACTCAGAGACAGAGTCGTGTCATGGCCAAGAGCCGGAGTTGCCGCCTCCGCCGTCAGTGCTGGAAATCAAATCGCCCATTGCCGCGCCTCAACCCCCAACCCTGGAGCCTGCCACAGCCGTGAAGGTGGTGCGGGGACGCAAGAAACCCGCCTACGTGTCGCCCTACAGCATGCAGAGTCAgcggaacagcagcagtgccgcCAACCCCAAGA
- the LOC117897930 gene encoding endoplasmic reticulum chaperone BiP-like: MRMNIFLSLFGLAVFVWPSLGVENNQKQHHELPTVIGIDLGTTYSCVGVFLKGRAEIITNDWGNRLTPSLVSFAADGERLIGEAARNQLTNNPENTVYDVKRLIGREWFEPNMQKDIKLYPFKVVKKNSRPHIRVSTAQGVRDYAPEEISAMVLAKMKQTAEDFLGRKITDAVVTVPARFNDAQRQATKNAAKIAGLNVLRFINEPTAAAMAYGFDRKGSAKRVLVFDLGGGTLDVSLVSIDNGVLEVVATNGDTHLGGQDFDQRVVDHFVQRYEQEGKDIRQDSGAMQKLRLQVEKAKRILSSSLQARIHIESFFEGQHLDHTLTRAKFEELNQELFRSTLQPVQTVLEDAQLQKTDVDEIVLTGGSTRIPKIQQLVEDYFDGKQLSRSINADEAVACGAAIHAGTLSGDQATNSTVLLDVIPLTLGVATVGGFMSQLIPRNTVIPTKKTRSFFTANDNQSSVTIQVYEGERPLTKDNHLLGTFKLTGIPEEPYRSFPIQVTFAVDVHGILEVSAKGVGADVHSQIVVTSDQYRLTPDQIDRMIHDAEIFAEKDKRFMENLMARHKLESYAYSLLKEHGDTQPELKKAIDKALWWLEHNPDASPEKCMKQQKYIEAIMRHQTAALQDEL, encoded by the coding sequence ATGAGGATGAACATTTTCCTATCGCTCTTTGGCCTCGCAGTTTTTGTGTGGCCATCGCTGGGCGTGGAAAATAACCAGAAGCAGCACCACGAATTGCCCACAGTTATTGGCATTGATCTGGGCACCACCTACTCCTGCGTTGGCGTTTTCCTTAAAGGACGAGCCGAGATCATAACTAATGATTGGGGCAATCGTCTCACGCCCTCGTTGGTGTCCTTTGCCGCCGATGGCGAGCGTTTGATTGGTGAAGCCGCCCGGAACCAGCTGACCAACAATCCGGAAAACACAGTCTACGATGTGAAGCGACTGATTGGACGCGAGTGGTTCGAGCCGAATATGCAAAAGGACATCAAGCTGTACCCTTTCAAGGTGGTCAAAAAGAACTCCAGACCGCACATACGCGTGAGCACGGCTCAGGGCGTCAGGGACTACGCACCGGAGGAGATCTCCGCCATGGTGCTGGCCAAGATGAAGCAAACGGCAGAGGATTTCCTGGGCAGGAAGATCACCGATGCTGTGGTCACGGTGCCAGCCCGCTTCAACGATGCCCAGCGCCAGGCCACCAAGAATGCGGCAAAGATTGCCGGCCTCAATGTGCTGCGATTCATCAACGAaccaacagccgcagccatgGCCTATGGTTTTGATAGGAAGGGTTCCGCAAAGAGAGTTTTAGTGTTCGATTTGGGCGGCGGCACGCTCGATGTGTCCCTGGTGAGCATCGACAATGGTGTGCTGGAGGTGGTGGCCACCAACGGGGACACACACCTGGGGGGCCAGGACTTTGACCAGCGCGTGGTCGATCACTTTGTGCAGCGGTACGAGCAGGAGGGCAAGGACATTCGACAGGATAGCGGCGCCATGCAGAAGCTGCGTCTGCAGGTGGAGAAGGCCAAGCGGATCCTGTCCAGCTCCCTGCAGGCGCGCATCCACATCGAGTCCTTCTTCGAGGGCCAGCACTTGGACCACACGCTGACCCGCGCCAAGTTCGAGGAGCTCAACCAGGAGCTGTTCCGCTCCACGCTGCAGCCCGTGCAGACGGTGCTGGAGGATGCCCAGCTGCAGAAGACAGACGTGGATGAGATTGTGCTGACTGGTGGCTCCACACGCATACCCAAGATCCAGCAGCTGGTCGAGGACTACTTCGATGGGAAGCAGCTCTCCCGCAGCATCAATGCCGACGAGGCTGTGGCCTGCGGCGCGGCTATCCACGCTGGCACTCTCTCCGGTGATCAGGCGACCAACAGCACCGTGCTGCTCGATGTCATTCCACTCACCTTGGGCGTGGCCACTGTGGGGGGTTTTATGAGCCAGCTGATTCCGCGCAACACTGTGATCCCCACCAAGAAGACGCGCTCCTTTTTCACGGCCAATGACAACCAGTCCTCCGTCACCATCCAAGTGTACGAGGGAGAACGACCGCTGACCAAGGACAACCATCTGTTGGGCACATTCAAGTTGACTGGCATCCCGGAGGAGCCATACAGAAGCTTCCCCATTCAGGTGACATTTGCTGTGGACGTCCACGGGATCCTGGAGGTCAGCGCCAAAGGAGTGGGCGCCGATGTGCATAGCCAGATTGTCGTCACCAGCGACCAGTACCGCCTGACGCCTGACCAGATCGATCGCATGATCCACGATGCAGAGATATTCGCCGAGAAGGATAAGAGATTCATGGAGAACCTGATGGCACGCCACAAGCTGGAGTCCTACGCCTACAGCCTGCTCAAGGAGCACGGCGACACGCAGCCCGAGCTGAAGAAGGCCATCGACAAGGCGCTCTGGTGGCTGGAACACAATCCCGATGCCAGTCCCGAGAAATGCatgaagcagcagaaatataTCGAAGCCATAATGCGGCACCAAACTGCCGCTCTCCAGGATGAACTCTGA
- the LOC117896879 gene encoding calcineurin B homologous protein 3 produces MGGCCCRNATSPHPTVPAEFMDTLKIKTQLKPTQIQHLYNRFCQISGEYRPNQVQKYNFYSGLLSLNPLLPTILNCMFGEKNVLSFVEFAIFLSTFQAHSLKTKRGVKNEGKDRKLSYLFNMYDHNKDGRITKVDLVIIVHKLFAHMMDHLQIMRIVDTMMMEMDCTDTNQISFHDFCKAFEVFDMAEMMVTFIPEFRGRSNDDGKSPKWFCWK; encoded by the exons ATGGGTGGATGTTGCTGCAGGAATGCCACATCTCCGCATCCCACAGTCCCAGCGGAGTTTATGGATACCCTGAAGATTAAGACCCAAT TGAAacccacacagatacagcatTTGTACAATCGATTCTGTCAAATTTCTGGCGAATATCGTCCtaatcaggtgcagaagtacAACTTTTACTCGGGCCTGTTGTCCCTCAATCCACTGCTGCCAACGATCCTGAACTGCATGTTTGGGGAGAAGAATGTGCTCAGTTTTGTAGAGTTTGCCATATTCCTGAGCACCTTTCAAGCTCACTCGCTGAAGACCAAGCGAGGCGTCAAAAATGAAGGGAAGGATCGCAAGCTGAGCT ATCTTTTCAATATGTATGATCATAATAAAGATGGACGCATCACCAAG GTGGATCTAGTGATCATTGTGCACAAGCTATTCGCGCATATGATGGATCATTTGCAGATCATGCGCATAGTGGATACCATGATGATGGAAATGGATTGTACGGACACTAATCAAATATCATTTCATGATTTCTGCAAGGCCTTTGAGGTCTTTGACATGGCCGAAATGATGGTCACCTTTATACCCGAGTTCCGGGGACGTTCCAACGATGATGGCAAGTCTCCAAAGTGGTTTTGTTGGAAGTAA